One window of the Pseudomonas sihuiensis genome contains the following:
- a CDS encoding EamA family transporter codes for MSATPFSRHIAALILATLACSFAGNHIAARIAFDHDTGLLMAMLCRSGGTLLVLAALVLWQRDSLRLSRSTWGWQLVLGLLIAVQSFCIYSAVARIPVGLALLVVNLSPILLALLTWALGGAAPTGRAAMIMGLILFGLVLVLDVPARLSGEAQLDARWVEGVLFSLTAAGVFAVALWITEHRLSVMPGRVRSMLTMAVVFSASALAGASGALPGGLGLPNAAAGWIALACLVLLYGTAFSMLFILMPRLDIARNAPVMNMEPVAGMLLGWLVLGQLLGPLQVLGGLIVVGGIVLLAYRR; via the coding sequence ATGTCAGCAACCCCGTTTTCCCGGCATATCGCCGCGCTGATCCTCGCCACCCTGGCCTGCTCCTTCGCTGGCAACCACATCGCCGCGCGTATCGCCTTCGACCACGACACTGGTCTGCTGATGGCCATGCTCTGCCGCTCCGGGGGCACCCTGCTGGTACTCGCAGCGCTGGTGCTGTGGCAACGTGACTCGCTGCGCCTGAGCCGCAGCACATGGGGCTGGCAGTTGGTGCTGGGGCTGCTGATCGCGGTGCAAAGCTTTTGCATCTACTCGGCAGTGGCACGCATCCCGGTAGGCCTGGCATTGCTGGTGGTGAACCTCTCGCCGATTCTCCTGGCGCTGCTCACCTGGGCACTCGGTGGCGCGGCGCCAACCGGCCGCGCCGCAATGATCATGGGCCTGATCCTGTTCGGTCTGGTGCTGGTGCTGGATGTGCCGGCGCGCCTGTCCGGCGAGGCTCAGCTCGACGCGCGCTGGGTCGAAGGGGTGCTGTTCAGCCTGACTGCTGCGGGGGTCTTCGCCGTTGCACTATGGATTACCGAACATCGGCTGTCAGTCATGCCCGGACGGGTGCGCAGCATGCTGACCATGGCGGTGGTCTTCAGTGCCTCGGCCCTGGCCGGTGCCAGCGGTGCACTACCCGGCGGCCTGGGTCTGCCCAACGCGGCGGCCGGCTGGATCGCCCTGGCGTGCCTGGTACTGCTCTATGGCACAGCGTTCTCGATGCTGTTCATCCTGATGCCGCGCCTGGACATTGCCCGCAACGCGCCGGTGATGAACATGGAACCAGTAGCCGGCATGCTGCTGGGTTGGCTGGTGCTCGGCCAGTTGCTCGGCCCGCTGCAGGTGCTCGGCGGGCTGATCGTGGTGGGCGGGATTGTCTTGCTGGCTTACCGCCGCTAG
- a CDS encoding FadR/GntR family transcriptional regulator, translating to METQNAQPRARRKHRSLAQELVADLSQRIRDGLIKRGEKLPTESAIMEEQGVSRTVVREALSRLQAAGLVETRHGIGTFVLDTPSASGFRIDPATIVTLRDVLAILELRISLEVESAGMAAQRRNDAQLKAIREALDAINESAMHASDAVSSDFHFHLRIAEATGNRYFTDILSHLGTSIIPRTRVNSASLARDDQAHYMARLEREHEQIFEAIARQDAEAARAAMRLHLTNSRERLRQAHEAAEAEALHG from the coding sequence ATGGAAACGCAAAACGCTCAACCTCGTGCTCGTCGCAAGCACCGCAGCCTGGCCCAGGAGCTGGTAGCCGATCTGTCGCAGCGCATTCGCGATGGGCTGATCAAGCGCGGTGAGAAGCTGCCGACGGAGTCGGCGATCATGGAAGAGCAGGGCGTCAGCCGTACCGTGGTGCGCGAGGCTCTGTCGCGTTTGCAGGCAGCCGGTCTGGTCGAGACCCGTCATGGCATCGGTACTTTCGTGCTGGACACGCCCAGTGCCAGCGGTTTTCGCATCGACCCGGCGACCATCGTCACCCTGCGCGACGTGCTGGCCATTCTTGAGCTGCGTATCAGTCTCGAGGTGGAGTCTGCCGGGATGGCGGCTCAGCGTCGTAATGACGCGCAGCTGAAGGCCATTCGCGAGGCACTGGATGCCATCAACGAGAGCGCGATGCATGCCAGCGATGCCGTGTCCTCGGACTTTCATTTTCATCTGCGTATTGCCGAGGCCACCGGCAACCGTTACTTCACCGATATTCTCAGTCATCTGGGTACCAGCATCATCCCGCGTACCCGGGTCAATTCCGCCAGCCTGGCGCGTGACGATCAGGCCCACTACATGGCGCGCCTGGAGCGTGAGCACGAGCAGATCTTCGAGGCCATTGCGCGTCAGGATGCCGAAGCGGCGCGTGCGGCCATGCGTCTGCACCTGACCAACAGCCGCGAGCGCTTGCGTCAGGCGCACGAAGCGGCCGAGGCCGAAGCGCTGCACGGCTGA
- a CDS encoding LacI family DNA-binding transcriptional regulator: MGRKPAGIRSSAAPTLIDVARVAGVSPITVSRALGRPEVVTDATRKRVLEAVRATGYVPNLAAGSLASSRSRLVAIFLPTIANSIFADTVQALTDRLAAAGYQTLLGLTGYSPEQEEALLEAVLGRRPDGIVLTGTEHTQASRERLARVGIPLVEAWDLCEYPVDMLVGFSHEAVGQAVARYLIGKGYRRVSVVGIDDPRGLRRYRSLVEALQGHVRAPVAAQILPAPATLAVGREGLARLLQEDVAGEVVVCSSDTVAQGVMAEALSRGLRIPQDLAVMGFGDLSSAAHTYPPLSTVRVDGPRIGCAIADALLARFAEPAAARQPLRLDVGFELIERGSA, from the coding sequence ATGGGCAGGAAACCTGCTGGCATCCGCAGCAGTGCGGCCCCGACGCTGATTGATGTCGCCAGGGTCGCGGGGGTGTCGCCGATCACCGTATCGCGGGCACTGGGGCGCCCCGAGGTGGTCACCGATGCCACCCGCAAGCGCGTACTGGAAGCGGTGCGGGCGACCGGCTATGTGCCCAATCTCGCGGCAGGCTCTCTGGCGTCCAGTCGCAGCCGGCTGGTGGCGATCTTCCTGCCAACCATTGCCAATTCGATTTTCGCCGACACCGTGCAGGCGCTGACTGACCGGCTGGCTGCTGCTGGCTACCAGACCTTGCTCGGCCTCACCGGCTACAGCCCCGAGCAGGAGGAGGCCTTGCTCGAGGCGGTGTTGGGGCGTCGGCCGGATGGCATTGTCCTGACCGGCACCGAACATACCCAGGCGAGCCGTGAGCGCCTGGCGCGGGTGGGCATTCCGCTGGTCGAGGCCTGGGATCTGTGCGAATACCCGGTGGACATGCTGGTCGGCTTTTCGCACGAGGCTGTGGGCCAGGCGGTGGCGCGCTATCTGATCGGCAAGGGCTATCGCCGGGTCTCGGTCGTGGGCATCGATGACCCGCGCGGCCTGCGCCGTTATCGAAGCCTGGTGGAGGCGCTGCAGGGCCATGTGAGAGCTCCCGTGGCAGCGCAGATCCTGCCTGCACCGGCGACCTTGGCGGTGGGCCGCGAAGGTCTTGCGCGTCTGCTGCAGGAAGATGTGGCCGGCGAAGTGGTGGTCTGCAGTTCCGATACGGTGGCGCAAGGCGTGATGGCCGAGGCACTCAGCCGTGGCCTGCGCATTCCTCAGGATCTTGCCGTGATGGGTTTCGGCGACCTGTCCAGCGCAGCGCACACTTACCCGCCGCTTTCCACCGTGCGGGTGGATGGGCCGCGTATCGGTTGCGCTATCGCCGATGCTCTGCTGGCGCGCTTCGCCGAGCCTGCAGCGGCGCGCCAGCCGCTGCGCCTGGACGTCGGGTTCGAACTGATCGAGCGCGGCAGCGCCTGA
- a CDS encoding TRAP transporter large permease codes for MDAAILLGSFIVLILLRVPVAYSLGVSALIGAWWIDIPLHAVMIQIAGGVNKFSLLAIPFFVLAGAIMAEGGMARRLVAFAGVLIGFVRGGLSLVNITASTFFGAISGSSLADTASVGSVLIPEMEKKGYPREFATAVTVSGSVQALLTPPSHNSVIYSLAAGGTVSIAALFVAGIGPGLLMSVTLATLCLWFAKKRNYPKGEVIPLRQALKICVEALWGLMTMFIILGGILSGVFTATESAAVAVVWAFFVTMFIYRDYKWRELPKMLHRTVRTLSIVMILIAFAAAFGYIMTLMQIPSKITTAFLTFSDNRYVILMCVNFMLLVLGTLMDMAPLILILTPILLPVVTSFGVDPVHFGMIMLVNLGIGLITPPVGAVLFVGAAIGKVTIENTVKALLPFYMALFAVLMAVTYIPAISLWLPSVVL; via the coding sequence ATGGATGCCGCCATTCTTTTAGGCAGTTTCATTGTCCTTATCCTGCTACGCGTCCCCGTTGCTTATTCGCTTGGCGTTTCCGCACTGATCGGCGCCTGGTGGATCGATATCCCCCTGCACGCGGTGATGATCCAGATCGCCGGTGGCGTGAACAAATTCTCCCTGCTGGCCATTCCGTTCTTTGTCCTGGCCGGCGCGATCATGGCCGAGGGTGGCATGGCCCGGCGCCTGGTGGCGTTTGCCGGGGTGTTGATCGGCTTCGTCCGCGGCGGCCTGTCACTGGTCAACATCACCGCCTCGACCTTCTTCGGCGCCATCTCCGGCTCCTCCCTGGCCGATACCGCCTCGGTTGGTTCGGTGCTGATCCCGGAAATGGAAAAGAAGGGCTACCCACGTGAGTTCGCCACCGCCGTCACCGTCTCCGGCTCGGTACAGGCGCTGCTCACCCCGCCCAGCCACAACTCGGTGATCTACTCGCTAGCGGCCGGTGGCACCGTATCCATCGCCGCGCTGTTCGTGGCCGGTATCGGCCCGGGTCTGCTGATGAGCGTAACCCTGGCCACGCTGTGCCTGTGGTTCGCCAAGAAGCGCAACTACCCGAAAGGCGAAGTGATTCCGCTGCGCCAGGCGCTGAAGATCTGCGTGGAAGCACTGTGGGGCCTGATGACCATGTTCATCATCCTCGGCGGCATCCTCAGTGGCGTGTTTACCGCCACCGAATCAGCGGCTGTCGCGGTGGTCTGGGCGTTCTTCGTGACCATGTTCATCTACCGCGACTACAAGTGGCGTGAACTGCCGAAGATGCTGCACCGCACCGTGCGCACACTGTCGATCGTGATGATCCTCATCGCCTTTGCAGCCGCGTTCGGCTACATCATGACCCTGATGCAGATTCCGTCGAAGATCACCACTGCGTTCCTGACCTTCTCGGACAACCGCTACGTGATCCTGATGTGCGTCAACTTCATGTTGCTGGTGCTGGGCACGCTGATGGACATGGCGCCGCTGATCCTGATCCTCACCCCGATTCTGCTGCCGGTGGTGACCTCCTTCGGCGTCGATCCGGTGCACTTCGGCATGATCATGCTGGTCAACCTCGGTATTGGACTGATCACGCCACCGGTAGGTGCGGTACTCTTCGTTGGCGCCGCGATCGGCAAGGTCACCATCGAGAACACCGTGAAGGCACTGCTGCCGTTCTACATGGCGCTGTTCGCCGTGCTGATGGCCGTTACCTACATCCCTGCCATTTCGCTGTGGCTGCCCAGCGTCGTGCTCTGA
- a CDS encoding TRAP transporter substrate-binding protein: MNLKRKLLLATLPLALGLSSFVQAEMTLKIAEIHPAGYPTVVAMENLGKKLEAATNGDIKSRMFAGGVLGSEKEVIEQTQIGAVQLTRVSLGSVGSVVPATNVFNMPFVFRDVDHMRKIIDGEIGQEILDAITNSDFNMVGLAWMDGGSRSLYTKKPIRSIEDLKGMKIRVMGNPLFIDTLNAMGANGIAMDTGEIFSALQSGVIDGAENNPPTLLEHNHFRSAKYYTQTHHLILPEPLLMSKTTWNKLTPEQQELVKKLAKEAQLEERQLWDEKSASSVEKLKAEGVEFIKIDTKPFYDATAPVREKYGAQFVELIQRIEAVQ; encoded by the coding sequence ATGAACCTCAAACGTAAGTTGCTTCTCGCCACACTTCCGCTAGCGCTCGGTCTGTCCTCCTTCGTACAGGCCGAGATGACCCTGAAGATTGCCGAAATCCACCCTGCTGGCTACCCGACCGTAGTCGCCATGGAAAACCTCGGCAAGAAGCTGGAAGCTGCCACCAACGGCGATATCAAGTCCCGCATGTTCGCCGGCGGCGTTCTCGGCTCCGAGAAGGAAGTCATCGAGCAGACCCAGATCGGCGCCGTCCAGCTGACCCGCGTCAGCCTCGGTTCGGTCGGTTCGGTGGTTCCGGCCACCAACGTGTTCAACATGCCGTTCGTGTTCCGCGACGTCGACCACATGCGCAAGATCATCGACGGTGAGATCGGCCAGGAAATCCTCGACGCCATCACCAACTCCGACTTCAACATGGTCGGTCTGGCATGGATGGACGGCGGCAGCCGCAGCCTCTACACCAAGAAGCCGATACGCAGCATCGAAGACCTGAAAGGTATGAAGATCCGCGTAATGGGCAACCCGCTGTTCATCGACACCCTCAACGCCATGGGTGCAAACGGCATCGCCATGGACACCGGTGAAATCTTCAGTGCCCTGCAGAGCGGCGTGATCGACGGCGCCGAGAACAATCCGCCCACCCTGCTCGAGCACAACCATTTCCGCTCCGCCAAGTACTACACCCAGACCCACCACCTGATCCTGCCCGAGCCGTTGCTGATGTCCAAGACCACCTGGAACAAGCTGACACCGGAACAGCAGGAACTAGTCAAGAAACTGGCCAAGGAAGCGCAACTGGAAGAGCGCCAACTGTGGGACGAGAAAAGCGCCAGCAGCGTAGAGAAACTCAAGGCTGAAGGCGTCGAATTCATCAAAATCGATACCAAGCCCTTCTACGACGCGACCGCCCCGGTTCGTGAGAAGTACGGCGCGCAGTTCGTTGAACTGATTCAGCGTATCGAAGCCGTTCAGTAA
- a CDS encoding glucurono-1,5-lactonase gives MTAELIVDARNATGESPVWNAAEQALYWADIPAARLHRWSAADGQTQSWQADEMLACIAMHPAGGWLAGMQSGIFHLRPQDDGSVQAERLAQVEHARPQMRFNDGRCDRQGRFWAGTMLLDMAQGARVGALYRYDGQLRQVLDDFIVPNGLAFSPDGRTMYLSDSHPSVQSVWAFDYDTDSGTPHNRRLFIDMKQHPGRPDGAAMDVDGCYWICGNDEGLVHRFTPDGRLDRSLAVPVKKPAMCAFGGANLDTLFVTSIRPGGDLSDQPLAGGVFALQAGVCGIEEPAFQP, from the coding sequence ATGACAGCCGAACTTATTGTCGATGCGCGCAACGCCACGGGCGAAAGCCCGGTGTGGAACGCTGCCGAACAGGCTCTTTACTGGGCCGACATCCCTGCCGCACGCCTGCATCGCTGGTCCGCGGCAGATGGCCAGACGCAGAGCTGGCAGGCCGACGAGATGCTTGCCTGCATCGCCATGCACCCCGCTGGCGGCTGGCTCGCCGGCATGCAGAGCGGCATCTTCCATCTACGCCCGCAGGACGATGGCAGCGTACAGGCCGAGCGCCTGGCACAGGTCGAACATGCCCGCCCGCAGATGCGTTTCAACGACGGTCGCTGCGACCGCCAAGGCCGCTTCTGGGCCGGCACCATGCTGCTGGATATGGCCCAAGGTGCGCGCGTCGGCGCGCTGTATCGCTACGACGGCCAACTGCGACAGGTGCTCGACGACTTCATCGTGCCCAACGGCCTGGCCTTCAGCCCTGACGGCCGCACCATGTACCTCTCCGACTCGCACCCCAGCGTGCAGAGCGTCTGGGCCTTCGACTACGACACCGATAGCGGCACGCCGCACAACCGTCGCCTGTTCATCGACATGAAGCAGCATCCGGGTCGCCCGGACGGCGCAGCGATGGACGTCGATGGTTGCTACTGGATCTGCGGCAATGACGAAGGCTTGGTCCACCGTTTCACCCCCGACGGCCGACTCGATCGCTCGCTCGCCGTGCCGGTGAAGAAGCCCGCTATGTGCGCCTTCGGTGGCGCCAATCTGGACACCTTGTTCGTTACCTCGATCCGCCCCGGCGGCGACCTTTCCGACCAGCCTCTGGCCGGTGGCGTATTCGCCCTGCAAGCCGGCGTGTGCGGTATCGAGGAGCCTGCCTTCCAACCCTGA
- a CDS encoding TRAP transporter small permease, translating to MKNLVLGVNDAIYRACIATAGLAIVIMALIIPWGVFSRYVLGQGLGWPEPISVLLMVLFTFVGAAAGYRAGAHMAVTSLTDRLPQTLAPLITLFVRLVMGGIALFMLIWGYKLCVATWNQYLSTLPSVRVGISYMPIPVGGFITLLFVIEQLLYGDQHKRRAVDFEHTEDSKEAA from the coding sequence ATGAAAAACCTGGTTCTGGGCGTCAATGACGCCATCTACCGTGCCTGTATCGCGACCGCCGGCCTGGCGATCGTGATCATGGCTTTGATCATCCCCTGGGGCGTATTCAGCCGTTACGTGCTGGGTCAAGGACTGGGCTGGCCCGAGCCGATTTCAGTGCTATTGATGGTGCTGTTCACCTTCGTCGGAGCCGCTGCCGGCTACCGCGCGGGTGCCCACATGGCCGTGACCTCACTGACCGATCGCCTGCCACAAACCCTGGCACCGCTGATCACATTGTTCGTACGTCTGGTCATGGGCGGCATCGCGCTGTTCATGCTGATTTGGGGTTACAAGCTCTGCGTAGCGACCTGGAACCAGTACCTCAGCACCCTGCCCTCGGTACGCGTCGGCATCAGCTACATGCCAATCCCGGTGGGCGGTTTCATCACCCTCCTGTTCGTCATCGAACAACTGCTGTACGGCGATCAACATAAGCGCCGTGCCGTCGACTTCGAACACACTGAAGATTCCAAGGAGGCCGCGTAA
- a CDS encoding NAD-dependent epimerase/dehydratase family protein has product MTTISSELRPFNRLLLTGAAGGLGKVLRERLRPYANILRLSDIGEMAPAAGPHEEVVRCDLADKAAVHQLIEGVDAILHFGGVSVERPFEEILGANICGVFHVYEAARRHGVKRVVFASSNHVIGFYKQDEHLDANCLRRPDGYYGLSKSYGEDMASFYFDRYGIETVSIRIGSSFPEPANRRMMSTWLSYDDLTHLLERCLYTENVGHTVVYGMSDNRDVWWDNSQAAHLGFKPKDSSEVFRDKVEAQPMPAADDPARIYQGGAFVAAGPFGDD; this is encoded by the coding sequence ATGACCACGATATCCAGCGAACTGCGCCCCTTCAATCGCCTGCTGCTGACCGGCGCTGCCGGCGGACTGGGCAAGGTACTGCGCGAACGTCTGCGCCCCTACGCCAATATCCTGCGTCTGTCCGACATCGGTGAGATGGCCCCTGCTGCCGGCCCCCACGAAGAAGTGGTGCGTTGCGACCTGGCAGACAAAGCCGCCGTGCATCAACTGATCGAAGGCGTCGACGCCATCCTGCACTTCGGCGGTGTCTCGGTCGAGCGCCCCTTCGAAGAAATCCTCGGTGCCAACATCTGCGGCGTATTCCATGTCTACGAAGCGGCCCGCCGCCATGGCGTGAAACGCGTGGTGTTCGCCAGCTCCAACCACGTCATCGGCTTCTACAAGCAGGACGAACATCTCGACGCCAACTGCCTGCGTCGCCCGGATGGCTACTACGGCCTGTCCAAGTCCTATGGCGAGGACATGGCCAGCTTCTACTTCGATCGCTACGGCATCGAAACCGTCAGCATCCGCATCGGCTCCTCGTTCCCCGAACCCGCCAACCGCCGCATGATGAGCACCTGGCTGAGCTACGACGACCTTACCCACCTGCTCGAACGCTGCCTCTATACCGAGAACGTCGGCCACACCGTGGTCTACGGCATGTCGGATAACCGCGACGTGTGGTGGGACAACAGCCAGGCCGCACACCTGGGCTTCAAGCCCAAGGACAGCTCGGAAGTGTTCCGCGACAAGGTGGAAGCGCAGCCGATGCCGGCCGCCGACGATCCGGCGCGCATCTACCAGGGCGGCGCCTTCGTTGCCGCCGGCCCGTTCGGCGACGACTGA